Proteins found in one Sporosarcina sp. FSL K6-3457 genomic segment:
- a CDS encoding DUF1659 domain-containing protein, giving the protein MATIEFKSAVGRVHFDGGLTEEGKLIRKSKTYRNISKNADPDGLYNALEQLAQLSALPFTGAEKVETSNVID; this is encoded by the coding sequence ATGGCGACAATCGAATTTAAAAGCGCAGTCGGTCGGGTTCACTTTGATGGCGGTTTGACGGAGGAAGGCAAACTGATTCGCAAATCGAAGACCTACCGTAACATCTCGAAAAATGCAGATCCGGACGGCTTGTACAATGCGCTTGAGCAACTTGCGCAGTTGTCAGCACTTCCGTTCACTGGTGCAGAAAAGGTGGAAACATCTAACGTCATTGACTAA
- a CDS encoding YvrJ family protein, whose amino-acid sequence MEQWMNLIQEIGFPIFVSFYLLHRLETKLVAIHDVLLSLKMK is encoded by the coding sequence ATGGAACAATGGATGAATCTCATACAGGAGATTGGTTTTCCGATATTCGTATCATTTTATCTTTTGCACCGGCTCGAAACGAAGCTTGTGGCGATCCATGATGTGCTGCTGTCGTTGAAGATGAAGTAA
- a CDS encoding DUF2922 domain-containing protein has product MAKTLQLNFTTAAGKKVMLTVDEPRADLTSATVEVAMQEIIASGVFEVDGTLLETSRGARIVERHVTELA; this is encoded by the coding sequence ATGGCCAAAACCTTGCAATTGAATTTCACGACAGCAGCTGGTAAGAAAGTGATGCTGACAGTCGATGAGCCACGTGCTGATTTAACGTCAGCTACTGTGGAGGTTGCGATGCAGGAAATTATCGCATCGGGCGTTTTCGAAGTGGATGGAACGCTACTTGAAACGTCAAGAGGCGCTCGTATCGTCGAGCGTCATGTGACTGAACTCGCATAA